The Candidatus Binatia bacterium genome includes the window CAGCTTTTTTAGCTCGGCGATGATCTCTTCGCGGTATTGCGGCTTCAAATGGGTCACAAAGATCGGAACGGAAGGGCGGCCGAGCTTGGCCGCCTCGCCGGCCAGAGTCCGCGGCGTGAGATGCTGGCTCAAATCGGCGGTCTCTTGAAGCCGATTCGGAAAAGAAGCCTCCAGCACGACGGCGCGCAAATTCTTTTTCGTTCGCGCCAGCGCCCAGACTTTTTCCGTCGGGCCGGTGTCGCCGACGTGGAGGAGCGCCGCTTTGCGGTTTTCGATGAAGAAGGCGGTGCTGGTGACGGCATGATCGACGCGCACCGCGGTGACCTCGAAGGCGCCTATCCTTTCGGCCGTTCCCTCCGGCAAATCGTGAAAGCTCAGGATCGGCGCGGGTTGGTTATCTCCGGTGATCCGGGTAAAATCGGGCCAGATCGTGTCGTTAAAAAAAGAGGTGCGGAGCCCTTCGACGACCTCTGCCAGGCCCCAGACGTGAATGGTGCCGTCGATGCCGAAGAGGTTATCCGCCAGCGTCGCGAGGCTCATCACGTGGTCCAGGTGCGCGTGGGTGATGAGTATGTTCTTGATCTTCCGCTGCGCTCTCAGGCCGAGCACCGCGGTCGTAGAGCCGGCGTCGATAAGCAACGTCTCGTCCAGCAGATAAGAAGAAAGGTGCTGCCCGGGAATCTGGCCGCCGGCATTGCCCAGTACGCGGAATTGCATGGGCGCCTTCTTAACATGTTTTTCATATAATGTCATACTGCGAGGCTCAATGCGGTGAACGTGCGATTTTCCTTGGAACCGAAGAGGTCGTTGTTGAAACAGCCGTGGGTGTGGGCGCTGGCGGTTTTTCTTATCGTCGGCGCCGGGTCGATAGCGGTGTGGACGCGCCGGATGGGCGCTCCCATTCACGGCGCGAGCGAGGAGAGGCCGCTCGAAGGCCTGAAACAGCTCGGCAAAGCGCCGGAGTTCGCGCTCACGGAGCGGAGCGGAAAAGAGATCCGCTCCGCCGATCTTCTCGGCAAGGTCTGGATTGCGAACTTCATCTATACAAATTGCCCGGACACGTGCCCGGTGCAGAGCGCGGAGATGAAGGCGCTGCAAGATCGGTTCGGTCGCGAGCAGGATCTCCGGCTGGTTTCGATCACCGTGGACCCGAAGCGCGACACGCCCGCGGTCTTGACGCAATACGCCGCGCGCTTCGGCGCCGATCCGGGGCGCTGGCTGTTTCTGACCGGAAAAGAGGATGAGATCTTTCGTCTCGCTCAGGAAGGCTTTCGCCTGACCGCCGGCGAAATCCCCGAGGCCAAGCGCGACGCTTCCGGCGCGACGCATATCCACAGCCCGCGTTTCATCGTCGTCGACCGGCGCGGCGAGATCCGGGGATACTATCCGGGGATGGAAAAGGAAGCGCTTCAGCGCCTCGGCCGGGACCTCGAAGCGCTGCTTCGCGACGCGAAATAGAGAGTCCGGCATGGAACGCACCACCGACAGCCGACCCTTGGCGTTGGCCGTGGCCATCACGGCGATTTATTTTTTCGCCGAGGTCGTGGGCGGACTTTTGACCAACAGCCTGGCGTTGCTTTCCGACGCCGGCCACATGTTCTCGGATACGGCGGCCCTCGGCTTGAGCCTCTGCGCGTTTCAAATCGCGCGACGACCGGCCACCACCAAAAAAACTTTCGGCTACCAGCGGCTGGAGATTCTGGCCGCGTTGATCAACGGGCTGGTTCTCTGGCTTGTCGTCGGCGCGATTTTCACCGAGGCCTATCGACGATTTTTGGATCCGCCGCCCGTCCATACCGTGGGCATGCTCGGGGTGGCTCTGGTGGGGCTTGCGGTGAACGTGGTCGCGGGCCGCATCCTCTACTCCTGCGACCAGGGAAATCTCAACATCCGCGGCGCCTTCCTTCACGTCCTGGGCGACGCGCTGGGCTCGGTCGGCGCGGTCGTCGCGGCTCTCGTCATGCTCTTCACCGGCTGGTACATGGCCGACCCGGCGATCAGCGTCCTGATCGGCGGCCTCATTCTTTATACATCGTGGGAGCTCGTCCGCGAGTCGGTCGATATTTTGATGCAGTCGGTCCCCAGAGGCATCAATACGGAGGAGGTTCAAAGGGCGATGGAGGAGGTAACGGGAGTCATCAAGGTCCACGATCTTCACGTCTGGTCGGTGACCTCGGGTGTTTTTACTCTCAGCGCCCACGCCGTGATCCACGAGCGAGGCGATCCGCACGCGATCCTGGATCAGATGGAAGAGCGACTGAAGAGCGCCTTTGCGATCGAGCACACGACGATTCAACTGGAGACCGAAGACAGAGAGGGGAAGGAGTTTCGGGATTTTTGATTCCCTGCCAACGCCGGCGCCGCGGCCCCGCATAGTCGCCTTGCGCTCCGCTCGGAATTTCATTACTGTCTCAGAAAATCTTCGTCTACGCTGAAAATCTCATAGGGTGACGCAATCGGCAGAGCAGCCTTCCGATCGTCAAACCGCGCGCCGTATGACTTCGTCTCTTAAAAAAGTATTGTTGGGCAAACCGAAAGACCCGCTCGACCCGCGGGTCTTCCATCAGGTCTCTCTGGTCGCCTTTCTCGCGTGGGTCGGCCTCGGCGCGGACGGACTCAGCTCCTCCGCTTACGGTCCGGAAGAGGCCTATCTCGCCCTCGGCGATCACCTCTTTCTCGCTCTGCCTCTGGCCTTTCTCATGGCGCTCACCGTCTTCGTCATCTCCGCGAGTTACAATCAGATCATCGAGCTGTTTCCGAGCGGCGGCGGCGGCTATCTGGTCGCCACCAAGCTGTTGGGCGTCAAGCCCGGACTCATTTCCGGCGGCGCGTTGATCGTCGATTACATGCTCACGATTACGATTTCGGTGGCGAGCGCCGGAGACCAGATTTTCAGTTTTCTTCCCGCGTCGATCCACGGAGCCAAGTTCGGCGTCCAGATCTTTCTCGTCTTTTTTTTGATTTATCTCAATCTGCGCGGCACCAAGGAATCGGTGCTCTTTCTGCTGCCGATTTTTCTCGTCTTTGTCCTCGCGCACGTCGTCGCGATCGGCCTGGGGATTTTTCCGCAGGCCGGCGAGATCCCCGCGATCGCGAGCCGCACCACCACCGAGGTCACGGGAGACATCCAAGGATTGGGCCTGCTGGCTACGTTGGCGATTCTGCTCCGCGCCTATAGCCTCGGCGGCGGCACGTACACGGGGATCGAAGCGGTCAGCAACAGCCTGCAGGTCTTGCGCGAGCCCAGGGTGGAGACGGGCAAAAAGACCATGCGTTATATGGCCGTCTCGCTGGCGTTTACCGCGAGCGGACTGCTGATCGCCTACCTGTTGAATCAGGTCGTCCACGAGCCGGGAAAAACTCTCAACGCGAGCCTGCTGGAAAAAGTATACGGGACGTTTTTCTCCTCGAATTGGGCGGCCGGGTACAGCCTGGTTGTGATAACGCTGGCGAGCGAGGCGGCGATATTGCTGGTCGCCGCGCAGACCGGATTCATCGGCGGCCCGACCTTGCTGTCCAACATGGCGATCGACTCCTGGGTCCCCCACCGGTTTTCCCATTTGAGCGATTACCTGGTGACCCGTCACGGTATCTGGTTCATGGGTCTGTCTTCTTTGGGATTTCTTCTCTACACGGCGGGGCAGGTCAAGATTCTCGTCGTCATGTACAGCATTAACGTGTTTCTCACCTTTACTTTCTCTCAGCTCGGACTCTGCCGGCACTGGTGGGAGGCGAGAAAGGAGGCGCCCGTTTGGCGGCGCAAAATTGCGCTCAGCGGCTTCGGTCTCGTGCTGACGGCGACGATCCTGGCGGTGACCATGGTCATGAAGTTCGCCGAGGGCGGTTGGGTGACGGTCGCGGTGACCTCGAGCTTTATTTTTCTCTGCTACCTGGTTCGGGCCCACTACGACCGGGTCCGGGCGGCGTTGAAGAGCCTGGACAGCACGCTGACCGAGATTCCCTTCCATCCCGATCTGAAAAATCCGCTCCCTCCCAAAGATCCCAATGCGCCGACGGCGGTCGTCGTCGTTCGAGACTTCGACGGCATCGGCATTCATACCCTGCTCAACATCCCACGGCTTTTCCCCAACTATTTTAGGAACGTCGTCTTCGTTTCGGTGGGGGTGATCGATTCCAGCCAGTTCAAAGGGGCGCGGGAGATCGAGAACTTGCGCCGAAGAAAAGAAGAGGATCTCCAGAGTTACGTGGAGTTTGCCAACTGCCTGGGCTGGTACGCCGAGTACCGCTACAGCCTGGGGATCGATCTCATCGAGGAGCTGGTGAAGCTCAGTAAAGAGTCGGCGCGGGATTTTCCCAAGTCGATCTTTTTCGCCGGCAAGCTCGTGTTCGAGCAGGAGAGTCTTTTCACCCGCATGCTCCACAACCACACTCCCTTCACCTTGCAGCAAAAGCTCCAATTCGAGGGGCTGCAGATGATCATCTTGCCGATCAGAGTCTTCAAGTCGCCCGGACCGTCCGCGGAGGCGATAAAAGAACAGCTCGGCGCGTAGCGGGGGAAATTTTGGGAAGCAGGCGGTCTTACGGCTGTGCTGCGTTCAGAACTTGCCCCGTTGCGCCGGCTCCCAGCGGAACCTGACGACGCCGGGGACCTTCAACGCCGTGAGCGCGGTCACGCCCGCGACCAGCAGG containing:
- a CDS encoding 3',5'-cyclic-nucleotide phosphodiesterase is translated as MQFRVLGNAGGQIPGQHLSSYLLDETLLIDAGSTTAVLGLRAQRKIKNILITHAHLDHVMSLATLADNLFGIDGTIHVWGLAEVVEGLRTSFFNDTIWPDFTRITGDNQPAPILSFHDLPEGTAERIGAFEVTAVRVDHAVTSTAFFIENRKAALLHVGDTGPTEKVWALARTKKNLRAVVLEASFPNRLQETADLSQHLTPRTLAGEAAKLGRPSVPIFVTHLKPQYREEIIAELKKLKGLRLKILKQGQSLAL
- a CDS encoding SCO family protein translates to MKQPWVWALAVFLIVGAGSIAVWTRRMGAPIHGASEERPLEGLKQLGKAPEFALTERSGKEIRSADLLGKVWIANFIYTNCPDTCPVQSAEMKALQDRFGREQDLRLVSITVDPKRDTPAVLTQYAARFGADPGRWLFLTGKEDEIFRLAQEGFRLTAGEIPEAKRDASGATHIHSPRFIVVDRRGEIRGYYPGMEKEALQRLGRDLEALLRDAK
- a CDS encoding cation diffusion facilitator family transporter; translation: MERTTDSRPLALAVAITAIYFFAEVVGGLLTNSLALLSDAGHMFSDTAALGLSLCAFQIARRPATTKKTFGYQRLEILAALINGLVLWLVVGAIFTEAYRRFLDPPPVHTVGMLGVALVGLAVNVVAGRILYSCDQGNLNIRGAFLHVLGDALGSVGAVVAALVMLFTGWYMADPAISVLIGGLILYTSWELVRESVDILMQSVPRGINTEEVQRAMEEVTGVIKVHDLHVWSVTSGVFTLSAHAVIHERGDPHAILDQMEERLKSAFAIEHTTIQLETEDREGKEFRDF
- a CDS encoding APC family permease, with amino-acid sequence MTSSLKKVLLGKPKDPLDPRVFHQVSLVAFLAWVGLGADGLSSSAYGPEEAYLALGDHLFLALPLAFLMALTVFVISASYNQIIELFPSGGGGYLVATKLLGVKPGLISGGALIVDYMLTITISVASAGDQIFSFLPASIHGAKFGVQIFLVFFLIYLNLRGTKESVLFLLPIFLVFVLAHVVAIGLGIFPQAGEIPAIASRTTTEVTGDIQGLGLLATLAILLRAYSLGGGTYTGIEAVSNSLQVLREPRVETGKKTMRYMAVSLAFTASGLLIAYLLNQVVHEPGKTLNASLLEKVYGTFFSSNWAAGYSLVVITLASEAAILLVAAQTGFIGGPTLLSNMAIDSWVPHRFSHLSDYLVTRHGIWFMGLSSLGFLLYTAGQVKILVVMYSINVFLTFTFSQLGLCRHWWEARKEAPVWRRKIALSGFGLVLTATILAVTMVMKFAEGGWVTVAVTSSFIFLCYLVRAHYDRVRAALKSLDSTLTEIPFHPDLKNPLPPKDPNAPTAVVVVRDFDGIGIHTLLNIPRLFPNYFRNVVFVSVGVIDSSQFKGAREIENLRRRKEEDLQSYVEFANCLGWYAEYRYSLGIDLIEELVKLSKESARDFPKSIFFAGKLVFEQESLFTRMLHNHTPFTLQQKLQFEGLQMIILPIRVFKSPGPSAEAIKEQLGA